A single Cellulomonas sp. SLBN-39 DNA region contains:
- a CDS encoding glycerol-3-phosphate dehydrogenase/oxidase, producing the protein MRTAPLTVQARQDALEALRRSSGRDSELDVLVVGGGVTGAGIALDAVTRGLSTAVVEAQDWGAGTSSRSSKLVHGGLRYLQMLDFHLVREALTERDLLITRLAPHLVKPVSFLYPLENRVWERAYVGAGVALYDTLASVSGTRRAMPMHKHLSRKGMERLFPDLRHDAAIGAVRYWDASVDDARLVSTLTRTAASYGAHAASRTQVVQLHTTSGGAVTGAEVVDLETGEHIDVRARAVINATGVWTEETEQLAGTEGGLRVLASKGIHIVVPRSRIEGNTGLILQTEKSVLFIIPWSRYWVIGTTDTPWEQELTHPVATSADIDYVIEHANQVLARPLTREDVIGTWAGLRPLLQPGTKAGTSSAKVSREHTVASPTPGLTVIAGGKLTTYRVMAKDAVDFAIGSRATVLPSITTDVPLVGAEGLKVVQRQARAIAARYGWDRPRMDHLLHRYGSLLHELTDLVDERPELAEPLQHAPAYIGAEVLYAVTHEGALHLDDVMMHRTRLNYEQADKGVGALEEIADLVGPVLGWDEQTRAAEIEAYRARCAAEDAAALETDDASAERVRLAAPDLAPLLPLGGSADAGTKPGSPAGRGASGPAGT; encoded by the coding sequence ATGAGGACCGCACCCCTGACCGTGCAGGCCCGGCAGGACGCGCTCGAGGCCCTGCGACGCAGCTCCGGCCGCGACAGCGAGCTCGACGTCCTCGTCGTCGGCGGCGGAGTCACCGGGGCGGGCATCGCGCTCGACGCCGTGACCCGTGGCCTGTCGACGGCCGTCGTCGAGGCGCAGGACTGGGGCGCGGGCACGTCGAGCCGGTCGAGCAAGCTCGTGCACGGCGGGCTGCGCTACCTGCAGATGCTCGACTTCCACCTGGTGCGCGAGGCCCTCACGGAGCGCGACCTGCTCATCACGCGCCTCGCCCCGCACCTGGTCAAGCCCGTGAGCTTCCTGTACCCGCTGGAGAACCGGGTCTGGGAGCGCGCGTACGTGGGCGCGGGCGTGGCGCTGTACGACACGCTCGCGAGCGTCTCCGGCACCCGGCGCGCGATGCCCATGCACAAGCACCTGTCGCGCAAGGGCATGGAGCGGCTCTTCCCCGACCTGCGCCACGACGCCGCGATCGGCGCGGTGCGGTACTGGGACGCGAGCGTCGACGACGCCCGCCTCGTCTCGACGCTGACGCGCACGGCCGCGAGCTACGGCGCGCACGCCGCGTCGCGCACGCAGGTCGTGCAGCTGCACACCACGAGCGGCGGCGCGGTCACCGGCGCCGAGGTCGTGGACCTGGAGACGGGCGAGCACATCGACGTGCGGGCCCGCGCGGTCATCAACGCGACCGGGGTGTGGACCGAGGAGACCGAGCAGCTCGCCGGCACCGAGGGCGGGCTGCGGGTGCTGGCGTCCAAGGGCATCCACATCGTGGTGCCGCGCAGCCGGATCGAGGGCAACACCGGCCTGATCCTGCAGACCGAGAAGTCGGTGCTGTTCATCATCCCGTGGTCGCGCTACTGGGTGATCGGCACGACCGACACCCCGTGGGAGCAGGAGCTCACGCACCCCGTGGCGACCAGCGCGGACATCGACTACGTCATCGAGCACGCCAACCAGGTGCTGGCGCGGCCGCTGACCCGCGAGGACGTCATCGGCACCTGGGCGGGGCTGCGGCCCCTGCTGCAGCCGGGCACCAAGGCCGGCACGTCGTCGGCGAAGGTCTCCCGCGAGCACACGGTCGCGTCCCCGACGCCGGGCCTGACAGTGATCGCCGGCGGCAAGCTGACGACCTACCGGGTGATGGCCAAGGACGCCGTCGACTTCGCGATCGGGTCCCGCGCGACCGTGCTGCCGTCGATCACGACCGACGTGCCGCTGGTGGGCGCCGAGGGCCTCAAGGTCGTGCAGCGCCAGGCGCGCGCGATCGCCGCGCGGTACGGGTGGGACCGCCCGCGCATGGACCACCTGCTGCACCGGTACGGCTCGCTGCTGCACGAGCTGACGGACCTCGTCGACGAGCGCCCCGAGCTGGCCGAGCCGCTGCAGCACGCCCCGGCGTACATCGGCGCCGAAGTGCTGTACGCCGTCACGCACGAGGGTGCGCTGCACCTGGACGACGTGATGATGCACCGCACGCGCCTGAACTACGAGCAGGCCGACAAGGGCGTGGGCGCGCTGGAGGAGATCGCGGACCTCGTCGGCCCCGTGCTCGGCTGGGACGAGCAGACCCGGGCCGCGGAGATCGAGGCGTACCGGGC